A genomic region of Capnocytophaga canimorsus contains the following coding sequences:
- a CDS encoding WbqC family protein gives MITHSVLVHPTYFPSIAQFHLMLTHPCVLEVSDNYQKQTLRNRAYIYGANGKQALNLPIKHVGGETGRQLFKDVRVENHFPWQRLHWKSLETAYRTSPFFEYYEDDLLPLFEKKYTFLLDVNMDTIQTLLACLQTDVHFDKTKSYEAAPNEVKDFRFLTSAKKELPVETEQYYQIFADKHGFLSNLSILDLLFHEGMNTVNYLQNQVRING, from the coding sequence ATGATAACGCATAGTGTATTAGTTCACCCCACCTATTTTCCGAGTATTGCTCAATTTCATTTGATGCTCACGCATCCTTGCGTTTTAGAAGTGTCGGATAACTATCAAAAACAAACCCTCCGAAATCGAGCCTATATTTACGGGGCTAACGGCAAACAAGCGTTAAATTTGCCCATTAAGCACGTAGGAGGGGAAACAGGGCGACAACTTTTCAAAGATGTTCGTGTGGAAAATCATTTTCCTTGGCAGCGATTGCATTGGAAAAGTCTCGAAACAGCCTACCGAACCTCGCCTTTTTTCGAATATTATGAAGATGATTTATTGCCACTTTTTGAGAAGAAATATACTTTTCTGTTGGATGTAAATATGGATACGATTCAAACCCTATTGGCTTGTTTGCAAACAGATGTCCATTTCGATAAAACAAAAAGTTATGAAGCAGCCCCTAATGAGGTTAAAGATTTTCGATTCTTAACTTCAGCCAAAAAAGAACTTCCTGTTGAAACAGAGCAGTATTATCAGATTTTTGCAGATAAACACGGTTTTTTATCCAATTTAAGTATTTTGGATTTGCTTTTCCATGAGGGAATGAATACAGTGAACTACTTACAAAATCAGGTACGCATCAATGGGTAA
- a CDS encoding AI-2E family transporter: protein MNSKMIANGIIRAVVTLLLAALLLYALYLLKSLIIYIVISLVITLIGKPIVRFLYKKVRIRNRVICVIITMLLFLIISLGVFSLFIPLLIAQSQSLSLLDIDQLKINMEHLMQQIVDNLGIEKVPPLDVSKMLKAIDFPGIINSTVGFIGSFGMGFFSVLFISFFFLKDGSKMLQSVLALISKSHIEQSEASIEKTNDLLSRYFVGIILQIGILFVIYTIVLLIFGVQNAFIIAFLCSLLNLIPYIGPVIGFGLMAFLTMTGFIGNDFSTVMLPKTIYVMIGFLIGQLIDNFFSQPLIFSNSVKSSPLEIFLVIIASGTLFGITGMVVAVPAYTVIKVVLKEFFDGNKFVDYLTKNM from the coding sequence ATGAATTCAAAAATGATTGCAAATGGCATCATCCGAGCTGTGGTTACCCTACTGTTAGCAGCACTCTTGCTTTATGCCTTATACCTATTGAAATCACTTATCATTTACATCGTCATTTCACTGGTTATCACGCTAATAGGGAAACCGATTGTACGTTTCTTGTATAAGAAAGTAAGAATTAGAAATCGGGTAATTTGTGTGATAATTACTATGCTTTTATTTCTGATTATCAGTTTGGGCGTATTTAGCTTATTCATTCCGCTACTCATTGCCCAAAGCCAAAGCCTGTCCCTGTTGGACATTGATCAACTTAAAATCAACATGGAGCATTTAATGCAACAGATTGTAGATAATTTAGGAATTGAAAAAGTCCCTCCCTTAGATGTTTCCAAAATGTTAAAAGCCATAGATTTCCCTGGTATTATAAATTCAACCGTTGGCTTTATTGGGAGTTTCGGAATGGGATTTTTCTCCGTACTTTTTATTTCGTTCTTTTTCCTAAAAGACGGAAGCAAAATGCTACAATCTGTTCTTGCGCTCATTTCAAAAAGCCATATTGAGCAATCGGAAGCCTCTATTGAAAAGACAAATGACTTACTTTCGCGTTACTTTGTGGGTATTATTTTGCAAATCGGTATTTTATTTGTAATTTACACCATAGTTTTACTCATTTTTGGGGTTCAAAACGCTTTCATCATTGCTTTTTTATGTTCGCTACTCAATTTGATTCCGTATATAGGTCCAGTTATCGGTTTCGGACTGATGGCTTTCCTAACAATGACAGGCTTTATAGGAAATGATTTCAGTACGGTAATGCTTCCTAAAACTATTTATGTAATGATTGGATTTTTAATTGGGCAACTTATTGACAATTTTTTCAGTCAGCCGCTGATATTTTCCAACTCTGTAAAATCAAGCCCTTTAGAAATTTTCTTAGTAATTATTGCTAGTGGAACGCTCTTTGGCATTACAGGAATGGTAGTTGCCGTACCTGCTTACACCGTGATAAAAGTTGTTTTAAAAGAGTTTTTCGACGGAAACAAATTTGTGGACTATCTTACTAAAAATATGTAA
- a CDS encoding peptidylprolyl isomerase yields the protein MNRSILLAISTLFLSIGTWAQDAQPSQKRIKVDGVAAVVGDFLILESNIDKTFLELKTHGTDIKDITRCQLLGKLMEDKLYAHQAVQDSIEISDAEIRSAIDQQVERLTATFGDIKKVVEFYRKEDEQSLRDELFEIHKINGLSQRMKSKIVKDVEVTPEEVRNFFNNIPESERPTFGTELEIAQIVINPIPPASEVQKVIHRLNEIKADVETTGSSFSTKAILYSQDRATGGQVLTFNRASMFDKTFKDVAFSLQEGEISKPFKSEFGWHIIQMDKIRGKEVSVRHILMIPDVPREALVEAKEKIEKIRKRIIDGELTFDQAARNFSDEKETRNDGGQLINPEDLSTRFELTRMEPQLYDKVSKLKDNEVSVAYIDEDRTGKKSYKIYQVTNRHEEHKADFVKDYVKIQDLALKEKQLKAIAKWMNENIQKTHIMINGEYKSCNFSNNWLKK from the coding sequence ATGAATAGAAGTATTTTATTAGCTATCAGCACTTTATTTTTAAGCATAGGAACTTGGGCGCAAGATGCTCAACCCTCACAAAAGCGCATAAAGGTAGATGGTGTAGCTGCCGTGGTGGGCGATTTTTTGATTTTAGAATCAAATATTGACAAAACTTTTTTAGAACTTAAAACTCACGGAACGGACATCAAAGACATAACACGCTGTCAGTTGTTAGGCAAACTGATGGAAGACAAACTGTATGCGCATCAAGCTGTTCAAGATAGCATTGAAATATCAGATGCCGAAATTCGTTCTGCCATTGACCAACAGGTAGAGCGCCTAACTGCAACATTCGGCGACATTAAAAAAGTAGTAGAATTTTACCGAAAAGAAGACGAACAATCTTTACGCGATGAACTTTTTGAAATTCACAAAATCAATGGATTATCACAAAGAATGAAATCAAAAATTGTGAAAGATGTAGAAGTAACTCCTGAAGAGGTTCGTAATTTTTTCAATAACATTCCCGAATCTGAACGCCCTACTTTCGGTACTGAGCTTGAAATTGCTCAAATCGTGATAAACCCTATTCCACCTGCTTCAGAGGTACAAAAAGTAATTCATCGTCTTAACGAAATCAAAGCTGATGTGGAAACCACAGGAAGTAGTTTTTCTACCAAAGCCATTTTATACTCGCAAGACAGAGCCACAGGAGGGCAAGTCTTAACCTTTAATAGAGCTTCAATGTTTGACAAAACCTTTAAAGATGTAGCTTTTAGCTTACAAGAAGGTGAAATTTCAAAACCTTTCAAGTCCGAATTTGGTTGGCACATTATTCAAATGGATAAAATACGTGGAAAGGAAGTAAGCGTTCGTCACATTTTAATGATTCCTGATGTTCCTCGCGAGGCACTTGTTGAGGCTAAAGAAAAAATTGAAAAAATCAGAAAACGTATTATTGATGGAGAGCTAACCTTCGATCAGGCAGCACGTAATTTTTCCGATGAAAAAGAAACTCGAAATGATGGAGGACAACTTATCAATCCAGAAGATTTATCCACCCGATTTGAGCTTACCCGAATGGAGCCACAACTATACGATAAAGTATCAAAGCTCAAAGACAATGAGGTATCCGTAGCCTACATTGACGAAGATCGTACGGGCAAAAAGAGCTACAAAATCTATCAAGTAACCAATCGACACGAGGAGCATAAGGCTGATTTTGTTAAAGATTATGTAAAAATTCAAGATTTAGCCCTTAAAGAAAAACAACTGAAAGCTATAGCAAAATGGATGAATGAAAATATCCAAAAAACGCATATTATGATTAACGGCGAATACAAAAGTTGCAATTTTTCAAACAATTGGTTGAAAAAATAG
- a CDS encoding 16S rRNA (uracil(1498)-N(3))-methyltransferase gives MQLFYHAQISASTASFCFEKEESQHIVKVLRKKEGDLLHITNGKGMRFEGQISFASAKRCEVLITNFTEIKKHPYHLHLVVAPTKMNERYEWFLEKAVEIGVDEITPIICQNSERKTIKNERFEKIILSAMKQSLQYHLPILHPTISSSDFFEQMKNEKGSKFIAHCQENEKKALATEIQSVPERLTILIGPEGDFSAFEIQKALSENFTPISLGNNRLRTETAAIVACHTVSVMSSLT, from the coding sequence ATGCAACTTTTCTATCACGCTCAAATCAGTGCTAGTACCGCTTCGTTTTGCTTTGAAAAGGAAGAAAGTCAGCACATTGTAAAGGTATTACGCAAAAAAGAAGGAGATTTACTACACATCACCAATGGCAAAGGTATGCGCTTTGAGGGGCAAATTAGCTTTGCTTCAGCAAAACGCTGTGAGGTTTTGATAACCAATTTTACTGAAATAAAAAAACATCCGTATCATTTGCATTTGGTAGTTGCTCCTACCAAAATGAACGAACGTTACGAATGGTTTTTGGAAAAAGCAGTTGAAATTGGAGTAGATGAAATCACCCCAATTATTTGCCAAAATTCAGAACGAAAGACCATAAAAAACGAACGATTCGAAAAAATTATTCTTTCGGCAATGAAACAATCGTTACAATATCATTTGCCTATTTTACATCCAACAATTAGCTCATCGGATTTTTTTGAGCAGATGAAAAACGAAAAGGGGAGCAAATTTATTGCACATTGCCAGGAAAATGAAAAGAAAGCCTTAGCCACTGAAATACAATCCGTTCCCGAACGATTGACCATACTTATTGGCCCAGAAGGCGATTTTTCAGCATTTGAAATTCAAAAGGCTTTATCAGAAAATTTCACACCTATATCATTAGGTAACAACCGATTAAGAACCGAAACAGCGGCTATTGTGGCTTGTCATACAGTTTCGGTAATGAGTAGTTTAACTTAA